A genomic region of Octopus sinensis linkage group LG2, ASM634580v1, whole genome shotgun sequence contains the following coding sequences:
- the LOC115229797 gene encoding protein FAM204A encodes MEKPASVRTDLWEKFKRLEKKTDDLLNKHSKSKVKTSEDDKKEDGSEKLPDSSITSQKNVNSHEEKPSTDNEEIQNCKTSNSDVADCEHEWKDLKQYLDVNSHLQYNPVSTSAPKSGLEKQINEAIAKGDFETAETLSDRLAKREFAVKITGSFEAREYLKRKKDEEMTVKAKKKKKLHWGFEHKQRWEMKGNM; translated from the exons ATGGAGAAGCCAGCCAGTGTTCGCACCGACCTGTGGGAG AAATTTAAAAGGCTGGAAAAGAAGACAGATGATTTATTGAATAAACATTCAAAATCAAAAGTCAAAACTTCAGAAGATGACAAGAAAG agGATGGCAGTGAAAAGCTCCCAGATTCTTCCATTACTTCTCAGAAAAATGTAAATTCTCATGAAGAAAAACCTTCAACTGATAATGAAGAAATTCAAAACTGTAAAAC ATCAAACTCTGACGTTGCTGACTGTGAGCATGAATGGAAGGATTTAAAACAATATCTCGATGTGAACAGTCATTTACAATACAACCCTGTTTCCACATCAGCTCCTAAATCTGGTTTGGAGAAGCAAATTAACGAAGCTATAGCAAAAGGAGACTTTGAAACAGCAGAAACTCTCAGTGACAGATTAGCAAAAAGGGAG ttTGCTGTAAAAATTACAGGTTCTTTTGAAGCCCGGGAATACTTAAAACGGAAAAAG gATGAGGAAATGACTGTCAAagctaagaaaaagaagaagctgCACTGGGG aTTTGAACACAAACAACGTTGGGAAATGAAGGGAAATATGTGA
- the LOC115232638 gene encoding WD repeat-containing protein 54 gives MSTELYKKEKSLKSKHSASLLSNNLTVQVLLSESSVRYGIVHKTLVDIVTASLDGSMVTSKQIYFKDPSVPGSSMQTVMQAKWVTLGIQRTILVITAQRGIQFFEPDGTLLFWHNLTADESECTSMYMRGIAAVGSNFVCVGSHTGEILYFKVPLKGKTITYSGKISEHKAGICCLTAADNLMASCDMEGNIFLWKLSTNDVFVPMFRIPGYRSPCSTIAIWNECIVGGYGSGHLRVFCAKTGALAAEVAAHTRWINAVDIAPKTGLVLSAGEDSFVRLWYLSKDPFPQISVAGSQYHVDSQIVGSCFVQDEGKVIACTAYDKNEILFLVSS, from the exons ATGAGTACCGAACTATACAAGAAAGAAAAGTCTCTGAAATCTAAGCACAGTGCTTCTTTACTTAGTAATAACTTGACCGTACAAGTGCTTCTGTCCGAAAGTTCTGTTCGTTATGGAATCGTACACAAAACTCTGGTTGACATCGTGACAGCTTCTCTTGACGGCTCCATGGTAACGAGCAAGCAAATTTATTTCAAGGATCCATCGGTGCCAGGTAGCTCTATGCAGACTGTCatgcag gCCAAATGGGTAACATTAGGTATCCAGAGAACTATTTTGGTGATTACTGCACAAAGAGGTATTCAG TTCTTTGAACCTGATggaactttattgttttggcatAACTTAACTGCAGATGAAAGTGAAT GTACAAGCATGTACATGAGAGGTATTGCTGCTGTTGGCTCAAATTTTGTATGTGTAG GTTCACATACAGGAGAAATTCTGTACTTCAAAGTTCCTCTGAAGGGAAAGACAATCACTTATTCAGGAAAAATATCAG AACACAAGGCTGGCATTTGTTGTTTGACTGCAGCAGATAATCTTATGGCTAGTTGTGATATGGAGGGAAACATTTTCTTATGGAAGCTGTCGACTAATGATGTTTTTGTGCCTATGTTTAGAATCCCAGGTTACAG GAGTCCTTGTAGTACTATTGCAATATGGAATGAGTGCATAGTTGGCGGCTATGGCTCGGGGCACCTGAGGGTTTTCTGTGCCAAAACTGGAGCACTTGCTGCTGAAGTAGCTGCTCATACTCGCTGGATCAATGCTGTTGACATTGCACCAAAAACTGGCTTG GTATTATCTGCTGGAGAAGATTCATTTGTGAGGTTGTGGTATTTGAGTAAAGATCCATTCCCACAG aTTTCTGTTGCTGGAAGCCAGTACCATGTTGACAGTCAAATAGTTGGAAGTTGTTTCGTCCAAGATGAAGGGAAAGTCATAGCTTGTACAGCTTATGATAAAAACGAAATTCTGTTCCTAGTCTCTTCTTAG